The Candidatus Rubidus massiliensis DNA segment TGCACAATTGAAAACATACAAACGCTTAATGTGCGTAGATTAATTAAAATTAGTAAACTTTAAGCTGAAATTTTCAGCCTATAAATATTAACTCGTCTAAGTAAAATTAGACATAACAGTGGAGATTAGCCATGGTTAGAGTAACCAACGCTGTCGCTTCACATCGTAGAAAGAAAAGACTATTTAAGCTTGCAAAAGGCTTTGTTGGAGATCGAAAAAATCATATTAGATTGACTAGCGATGCTGTATTGCGTGCTTTGGCGTACAATTACCGCCATCGTAAACTAAAAAAACGTGAATTTCGCCGTTTATGGATCACGAGAATTTCTGCAGCTGCCAAAATTCACGGTATTTCATACAGCAAATTTATATTTGGCTTAAAGCAAGCACGATGTGACCTAGATAGAAAAATTTTGGCCGATATGGCCATTCGCGATCCAAATAGCTTCGCAGCTATTGCGATCCGCGCTAAAGAAGCATTAGTGTAAAAACTTTTCGAGCAGAAAAACTCTTTTTCTGCTCGTTTTTCATTTATTTTCCCATGGAGTTAAATTGTGCAACCTTCTATTGAAAAAATTCGAGAAGAATTTTTAATCGACATTGCTAATGCCAATACAACCTCAGAAATAGAAGAGATAAAGGTAAAATACTTAGGCAAAAAAGGACCGATTCAAGGTTTAATGAAACACTTGAAAGATGCCACGGCAGAGGAAAGACCTTTATTTGGTAAGTGGATCAATGACTTTAAAGAGTACACTTCTCAGCAAATTGAACAAAAATTTACTACACTATTGGAAAATGAAGAGAATAATCGTCTTAAAGCAGAAACAATCGATGTAACTTTGCCCGGAAGAAAAAGATATTCTGGTAGAAAGCACATCGTCAATGCTGTTTTAGACGAAATGATCGATATATTGTTAGAAATGGGGTTTTCTGTTCAATATGGTCCCGATATTGAATCTGATTATTATAATTTCGAAGCTTTAAATTTTGCAGAAGATCATCCTGCAAGAGATATGCAAGATACGTTTTACTTAAATACAGGCTATTTATTAAGAACTCATACCAGCAATATTCAAGCCAGGGTAATGGAGACTACAGAGCCTCCTATTCGAATAATAGCGCCCGGACGCGCCTATAGGAATGAAACAATAACAGCCAGATCCCACGTCTTTTTTCATCAAATTGAAGGGTTGTACATTGATAAAGGTGTTTCTTTTGCTGATCTCTTAGCCACTTTAGATGATTTTTTTAAGCGATTCTTTCATAAAGATATTGAAACGCGTTTTAGACCAAGTTACTTTCCGTTCGTTGAGCCAGGAATGGAAGTTGATGTTAAATGTTTAAGTTGCAACGGTATTGGTTGTCAGCTTTGCAAACACACAGGCTGGTTAGAAGTAGCAGGTGCTGGAATGGTCCATCCTGAAGTTTTACGTATGGGGGGAATTGATCCCGAAGTCTATTCTGGTTATGCTTGGGGAATGGGTGTCGAAAGACAAATTCTTTTGAAGCATAGTGTTAAAGACATTCGTTTGTTTACTGAAAACGATCTCCGTTTTTTAAGACAATTTTCATTTTCTTAAATTACAAGTCCAAATTTAAACTTCAAGTCCTATAGCAAACTTTTAACCCATTAAAAATTGTTAAAACTTTAGGCTTAAATGTTAAAAGTAAAAGAAAGCAATATTAAGCTTTTGTCATTTTTAAAATTAACTCTTCTTCAAACCTATTCCAATAAACAAATAAAAAAAGGAATCGAAAGTAATTTTTGCAAAATTAACGGCAAAATTGAACGTTTTGCATCTACAATATTGCTCAAAGATGATGTAGTAGAATTTGATATAGAGGGTTTTAAAGATACATTTGCAAATGATAGTCTTACCAAAGTTCCCATTCTTTATGAAGATGAAGACTTTTTAGCATGTAACAAACCAGACAATATTGCTTCTGATTCGGATGAATTAGTTAAGCGAATAGGTAGCTCTTCCAAAATATATTTAGTTCATCGCTTAGATAAAGATACTACAGGTGTGTTACTTTTTGCTAAAAGCGAACAAGCTTTAAAAGCTATCATCGAGCAATTTAGACTACTTCATGTCACAAAAGAGTATTTAGCAATCGTTGATGGGATCCCTAATAAAGAAAAAGGAAAAATTAGCAATAATCTTTCTAAAATCAAATCATTACAAGGGCAATCGATTTGGGGGGTAACTGATGAAGGCTTAAAAGCCATTACTTATTGGGAACAAGTGGTATGTTATAAAAATGCTTCATTAATAAGATGTTTTCCTAAAACTGGACGAACACATCAATTACGTGTGCATTTAGCAGGTATGAAACACCCAATCATTGGAGATTACCAATATGGCTATCATTCAAAGTATTCATTTAGTGTAAAACGGCCACTTTTACATGCTTTTAAATTAAAGTTTGTTCATTATAGAACAGGAAATGAAGTGAGTATAAAAGCACCACTTCCCGATGATTTTGAACAAATGTTAAAAAAGCTCCACTTGCCATGCGTTTTTTAATTGTAAAGACCTCCTCTTTAGGTGATATTCTTCAAACCATTCCTTGTGCTCAATTTATTAAATCTATTTATCCAAATAGTATACTTGACTGGGTTGTTGAAGAGCCTATGCAAGACCTTATTAGTGAAAATCCTTATGTAGATAATTTAATTGTAGTGAATACCAAAAAATGGCGTAAACATTGGCGTTCATCATTCAATGAAGTTGTAAAAATGAGAGCTCTTCTAAAGAAATATCCTTATGATGCTGTTTTTGACCTACAAGGCAATAGTAAATCAGCTTTTTTTACAAAAATGGCTAGAAGCCAAAATAAAATAGGATTTGGATGGAAATCTGTAGCCGAAAAGCCAAACTGGTTTGTAACCAATAAGAGATATGATCCGCCAACTGGTTTAAATATTCGGCAAGACTATTTGTTTTTGTTAGAAGAGTATTTTCAAAAAAAATGGGAAATGAGACCTACTTTTACGACTATTAAGCAAAATAATTGGATGATTTGTTCAGGGTCTGCTTGGCAAAGTAAGCAATTAAGTTTGCAAAGTTGGATTCAATTTTTAAAAAAAGTGGAACATTTTGCTTCCCCAAGATTATTTTTTTTAAGCGGAAATGATAAAGAAAATGAATTTGCTAAAGCTTTAAGTCAACAATTTTCTCATTCCGTAGTGTTAGATCGTTTGCCATTGCTCGATTTAAAAAAGTGTATGCAAGAAATGAAACTAGTTGTAAGTGTTGATTCTTTACCTCTTCATTTAGCGGCAGAAGAAAATATTCCAACTTTTAGTATTTTTGGCCCCTCTTCTTCTAAAAAATATAAACCTTTAGGAGACATTCATGCTAGCTTTTCAGGTAGTTGTCCATTTGATAAAAACTTTGAAAAGCGATGCGATTTGCTGCGTAAGTGTATCAACGCACCTTGTACAAAAAATATTGATATCGAAGAGCTAGGTAAGTCTTTTCAGCGTTGGTTAAATGATTTGTATAAGTAATATTAGGTTAGATGATTAGCTTTTTAAAGTGTTTGTCAGCAGCTAGCTTTTACTAAATAACCTATAATAAATACTTGGCTACTGCTTTAATAAAAAAATGCAAATAATTGGTGAAAACTGATTATAATCTTATTAAGTTCGCTTTTTTTTTCTGAGATTTAAATTAATAGACAACTCTTACCTTTATACACAATTTTATTGAATTTTTTTCTTTGCAAAAGTAGATTTATTGTGATTTTCAAATTAAAAGGTATGATTTTATGTGTAATCCAACGGGTAGTTCACCATTTTTATTCCAAAATTTCATCAAAAGCGAACAAGAATACGCACAAAATGTCAAGCTTGACGAAAAGATAAATTTTGATCAGGAAAAAACTGCAATAGATAGCAATACCGTAATTATTGAAGCCCATGTCGCTTCACCATACGGCAATAGCTAAATTACAAATCGTTTATAGTAAGCGGCGTGGTACTATGTTGCCACGCTTCCTTCCAAGCTCGATTTACCCAAAAAGCGTCGGTATATTTCTTTTGCCCTTTCAAACTCTCTAATAAGCCAAATAAGGATCGCCCGTTTCGAGGATGTTTTGCGAGATCATCTCTAAAAATTTTTTCCGCATCCCCATATTTTTTTTGCCTTAAAAACAAACCACCTAAACTTTCCCTTACTGGAAAGTACCAGTCAGGAGGCTCGTTATAATGAAGATTATCTTGTATAGCTACAGCGTTTTGTAAGTATGTAATAGCATCAAAAGTATTTCCCTTTAATTCGCTGAATTTAGCTTTTAAGGTAAGATCTGCAATTTCCATAATAGGCTTAGCATAGTTGTAGCCATACTTTAAATCAGACGGAATCTGTGCAGCCTTTTGTTGAAAAAAACTTTGTTCTTTTTCTGCGTCTTGAACTTTTCCAGCGGAAGCAAATGCTATAGCTCTTGCAAAATGCCAAACTAAAGTTGTGAGCTTTTGTTGCGGATCTGGCTTTGGTAATTCTAAAATGCAGTTCCATTTATGAAAACGGAGGTAAACAAAAATATTATTTGGAATATAATATTCTAATTCGGGCATTTCAAAAAAATAGGGAGCATAAAAATTAGAAAGCTCAGTTCCAGCTTTTAAGGCATCTTCAAAGCGACCTTCCATACTGTAGGCTCTCGATAAAAAATATAAATTATGGCTTAAATAATGAAGAGGGTAAATGCCATCTATCCCATATTTTTGTATATATTCTTTATCAGCAATAGCTGCTTGTTCGTTACATAGAGCTGCTAGATGATAGTCTCCAACGAGTAGGTAAATATGAGATGGCATGTGGAGAATGTGACCAAAACTATTGGCAAGTAAACGAAGCCTTTCAGCAGACATTAAAGCTCTTTCAGGATAATTAGACGCTTCTATGGCGTGGATATAATAGTGATTGGCTCCTAGATGATAAGGATCTTTTTTTAAAACATCTTCTAAAAGTTGAACAACTTCAAGAGTGCCAGCTTTTGGATTTCCCTTTTCGTCCCACTGATTCCAAGGGTTTAAGTCTAAAACACTTTCTGCATAAAGTGTGGCAGCATCTAAATCGTCTGGGTATTTTTGATAAACCTTTTCCATAGCATTTTTATAAGCTATATCATTAGATGGTTTACCTTCACTAGAATTGGTATAACGATATGACAAAGCTTCAATATAGTCTTTTTCATTTTCAGTGCTACTATTTGACAATTGCTTAGCTTGCTGCACTAGTTGGAAAGCGATTTTAGAACGTTTACTATCGATTTCCATGTTGATATTCGGGCCTAATGCTAATGCCATACCCCAATAGGCCATAGCAAGAGAGGGATCTGCTTCGCTCGCTCTTTTAAATGACCAATAAGCGGCATCATGATTAAAAGCGTATAGATAAATAATTCCTTGGTCAAAATATTGTTGGGCTAATGGATTTTTCGTACTAACAGGGTGGTATACAAAAGGGAGCTGAACGTTGAGATTAAAATTTTTTGGCGGCTCGTAAGGGAACAAATCTTCATGGCAAAGAATAAACGAACTTTGCATCACGCTAGCTAATGAAAAAACAAAAAAAGCTTGTTTAAAAGATTTAAAAGAAACCATATTATGCCATAAATTATTTATTTACTTTTACGAATACATCTTATGAATATCCCATTATTTTTAGAAAAACAAACAAAAAATATCCAAGAACTAGAAATAAAAAGTCGTTTAGCTTGGTGGAATCTAGCCGTAACGGGTGATAAAATTTACACAAGTGAACTACAAGACGCTGAAAAAGCGCTAAAAAAATTGTATTCTAATCCTGAGGACTATAAATGGTTACAAGATCACTTAGGTAAAGGAGATTTACTACAAAATAGGCAATTACAATTACTGTTATATAGATATGCTGAAAATCTAATTGAGCCTGCTTTGTTAGCAAAAATGGTCGATCTAGAGACTGAAATTGAAACTATCTATACAAATTTTCGCCCCTCCGTTAAGGACAAACTTCTTTCAAACAATGAATTAAAAGATATTTTACTCAATAGTGTAAATATTAAAGAAAGAGAAGAAGCTTGGTTTGCCTCCAAAAAAATAGGAGAAGAAGTATCGCAAAAGATATTAGAACTTGTTCATTTACGAAATCAGTCTGCAAAAAAAGCAGGCTTTTCTAATTACTATCAAATGCGTTTGTATAATCAAGAAATTGAAGAAAAAGAGCTATTTGATTTACTGGATGAGCTAGAACAAACAACTAAAGATAAATGGGATACTTTTATTGAGGATTTTACGGTTTCAATAAAAGATAAGTATAAATTAGATTCTAACGACTTATACCCTTGGCTTGTATCTGATCCTTTTTTTCAAGAAGCGCCTAAAACTAATTATTCTTTAGATCCGTTTTATAAAGATAAAGATATTGTTGATATAAGCCGAAATTATTATGCCTTTATAAATTTGCCGGTGGACGATATTTTGCATCGATCCGATCTTTTCGAACGAAAGGGGAAAAACCAACATGCCTTTTGCACATCCATTGATCAAGAGTTAGATATTCGCATATTGTGCAACATTCGTGATAATGAATATTGGATGAGCACACAATTGCATGAGCTAGGTCATGCTGTTTATGATAAATATATTGACCCAAATTTACCCTACCTATTGAGAATGCCAGCCCACATAAGTGTAACAGAATCTATTGCTATGCTTTTTGGTCGTCTTGGAAAAAATAGTGATTTTGTACATTCTTTTGCTAATGTTGAAAGCTCAGAGTTGCAAACGATAAAAAGCCAAATCGATAAACAATTAGGAATATCACTTCTTATATTTACTAGATGGGTTATGGTTATGGTGCATTTTGAAAAAGCTTTATACGAAAACCCTCATCAAGATTTAAATAAACTTTGGTGGGATTTAGTAGAGAAGTTTCAATCTTTAAAACGTCCCATCCATCGCAACGCTCCCGATTGGGCCTCAAAATTACATATTGCTTGCGCTCCCGTTTACTATCAAAATTATCTTTTAGGAGAAATGATGGCAAGTCAACTCATCCACTCTTTTAAAGAAGAAAAACAGGAAGGAAAAAACTGGTTTTCAAATAAGCCTTTAGGGGAATGGTTAAAAGCAAAAGTATTTACAGATGGGGCTAAATATCCATGGCAAGAATTAATAAAAAGGGCAACTAAACATAAATTATCAAGTAATTACTTTATTAAAGACTTAATATAAAATTAATAAACTCTTAATTGATTTTTAGATAACTAATTCTATTATTTGTGACGTTAAACTTAAGGAAACAAATAATATGGCAAATAATATTGCAAAACTCGAAAGTATTAGTCATTTTTTTAGTCAAGGGGCTTCTAGCATTGGCAAAGCAACAGCTTATGGCTTTCGAACTGTAACTCCAATTATCACAGGTGTTTACGCGAAAGGAGCTTTATATCAGTATGGACCACTAGCTCTAAAGAAAGTTTGTGAAGCGGCTGGAAGAAAATTATTCGGTGATTATTGTGGAGGTTTCATAGGAAGAGCGTTTGCTATTGGAATTACACCACAGTTTGTTAACTCTTATACTGCAGGTGTCGTTGCCTTAGGGGGAGCTTATGTTGGAAAAGTGGCTGTGGATAAATCTTTCCAACTTTTTTCTAATGTTTTTAAAGCAAAAGAAAGTAAGCCAGAAACTGTCTCTTTGCCTCAGGGGAATAACAATGAAGTTACTGCTGATGAATTAGCAGATGATTTTACTTACTTACCTGTTGCAAGTTAAAAACGTAACGATCAGTACGATTTTCAATTTTTATTGGAAAAAATAGCTTTTTGAAAATTATAAATACATTTAAGATTTAAATGAAATAATCTATAAGGAAAAGTTTCATTGGTTGTTTATTGATATGGAAACGTAAAAATTAAACTAATTTTATTTTATAGGATCTCTATATGAACTCAATAGTGCCTTATTTGCAAAACCAACCAACTATCGACTTTCATGAAAAAAAAATCCGTCTTAATGATGAGTTTGGTAAAAAAGCTCAAATCCAGGGATTAGTTTCCTATATTTATTACCCAAGCCAAAGAGAATATCCTCTTCTTGGCCATTCCGAATTAGAGATAGAAGGAGATTCTTGGACATTAATGTGCTTGAGGTCTGAATTCAAACCATTATCTAAGATGATTACTTCTTCAAAATTTGGTGAAGGATTTCCTTTTTTCCGAATTAATATTGGTGTAACGCCAAATCAACTTCGTAGCTTGAAAGAGAGTGAAATGAATAGATTGGGATCTTGTTCTTTTGGTGTTTTGAGAACTCTTTCATTGCATGGAAAATATGAAGTTTCTTTTCCTTATAATTTATTTCCTTTAAGTTCATTTATTTATCTTGTTACGGCCAAGACTTTAGGCTCACGACGTATAAATCAAATCAAATTTTATGGGGGGAAAAGTCAATTAATGAATCTAGCAAATAGCATACCTGGAGTATTTGTAGAAGCAACATTTATCTATTCTATCCTATTGTTAAGCTATGCTGTATGCGAACTCGTACTAAAAATTTTACCGCATGGTAATGAGTAATAGAAATGACAAAAATTATTATAAGGCTTTGAAAAATGTCTTATATTTTATTTGCCTTTACTTACAAATAAGATAATTCTTTAAGTCATTACCAAAGAAGTAAAAGTTGTAAAAATGCTTTTTATTACTTCTTTCGTTTCAGTAAAAATTTCTTCTTCGTTTAGACCCTCAATTTGATCTAAATCAAACCATCGTAAAATTTGATCTTCTGGCGATATTGGGGAAAAATTACTACGTAAAGGTCTTGCAACATAGACAAAATCGATGTGTTGATGGGCTGGAGTTGTAATATGAGGAGGTATTTCTTCTAACAAACAAAGATAAGGCCTTGCAAAACTATTCGCATTATTTTGATTCACCCAAACATTTTCTTGTTTGATAAATTCAACTGCAATACCCGTTTCTTCTAAAGCTTCTCGTTTAGCGGCATCGCATGGTGTTTCATTAATTTCTAAGTGGCCTCCGGGTGGTAACCACTTACGAATTTTTTTGTGATAAATGAGTAAAACTTTTTGATTATCAATGATGTAAGTGCTAGCAGTAAACTGTCGTTCCATAATACCTCAAACTTAAAATGGCCCGACATAAGTTATAAGTTTTAAGTGTTTTTAGTCAATCTTATACTTTTAAGCACTGCCTCCGTAATTTGGAAGGGAATTGCGCAATCCATCCCAGATACTTCTAGAAAATTGTCCTTCTTTTTCTAAATCTTCTGCCGCGGAGGTGGCTTGCTGCATAAATTTATTAATTGTTTTTTTCAATTGTTTAATTAAAGCCTCTATTTCTTCAATAGCCGCTTCAATTTCAGCTTTAGATAAGGCAGCCTCAGCTTTTGAAAAATTACTGATCGCATTAACAATGCTAGTACTCATCTGTAAGGTTGTTTGAATTAAAGAAAACATAGGACCTAAACGGGATTGGTATTGTGCCATTGAGGCAAAAACTGCTTTAAATGCATCTCTAATTTGAGGAATTTTATCGGAAATATTTTTAATAATATCCTTAAATTTTTGAGCGGCAGCACTAACTTGTTCTGGTAAGTCTTGGACAGCTTTCATAGCTCTCATGCCGACTATTGATATAACGATCATTAAAACCATTCCAATCACCATAGAAACAATTTGTCTTGCATCTTCGGATACTCCAGCGGCCTTTAATATATCAACAATGACTTGAGAACCAAGTAAGGATGAAACTCCTAGTTGCAAACCAGTAATGGTAGCTTGCAAACCGGCAAGGGCAGAACCTGCAGCAGAAATACCCGATCCCGTTAAAACAGCTGCTGCGACAATGGTTGCGACCATTAACACTTTAACAATGATTTTTACAGCTTCTTTATGTTCAGGCGGAATATTGGGGTCATTTTGAATGGCAGTAGAGATGGCTTCAAACATCTTGTTTATGCCACCTGTAGTTTGTTCTACAAGAGTAATAGTTGCCATAACTGCCGCGATTACAAACCCTGCAGCGCCACCTGTTAATGCTGCGATAATTAAAGATAGTACAATTAAAATAGGACCTAGAATTTTCATAGCTAATTGCAAATCTTTTTGTTTTTGCATTTCTACTTTGTTTTCTTCTAGATTTTTTAATTGTAATTCAGCTTTTTCCTTTTCTAAACTTAAGTTTGCATCTCCCATTCTTTTAGCTGCAGCACTGTCTGCTTCCAAAGATTGGAAAAGAATTGTTTTTAATTCTGTAAGGGCATCAGTTAATTTTTTTAAGAAATTTAAAATATCAACTTTTGCAGCATTATTTGGTAGCAAACTAATAGCCGATTTAGCTTGCGTTAACATACCATCTGCGTTTCGTAAAGAAGAAAATTGAGGGTCATTTAAGGGAAAAGTTGATTTAATCTGGGAGAAATCGGCTTGCCAAGTGCCTGGAAGTCCATTTTGGTGAATGACTTCGTGATTAATTGATGGAATACTCGTTTTAAATTCGTTAAATAATTTAATTTGTTTTGCAGATAATCCTTCGACTGTCCCATTTTTTAAAGCATTTTTAAGAAGGGTAGCCTCATCCATAGATAAGTTTTTTTTATCCATAAAATTAGCTAAATGTTTATCAACTTCGTAGTTTAAAGAACCTTTTATTTCGCCGTTAATTTTCCAGGATGCTTTAAGAGGCACACCATCGGGCACACCATACTCATTTCTAATTTGAGGGATTACTTTTTGATCAATTTCTGTTTTTACACGATTTAAATCGGGAAAATTTACCCCTTCTTTAGGATTTGCTAAAATATAACGTAAAGTCTTTAGTTGACTTTTTGATAATGTCGTTTTTTCAGCTTCAGCTAAAAAGGCGTTTTCATAAGCTACACTAACCGGTACATCAATCTCTGAGTTATCAATAACTGGTTTCCAATCTTTGGGAAGCGCATTACTTGACGCTTGAAAAGACGTTAAGGTTTTTTTTTCAACAACCTGTAAAGCTCGACCAATCTCTAAAGGGGCTTTCATTTCAGGATGATAGTGGTAAAAGCGAAGTTGAGCTTTGGTTGCGTTAGATAGTTTTTCTTGTGATAAAGTGCTTTCAAAAGTTGAGCGATAAGTCGCTTGTTGATCAGCTTGCTTTAAACTTGCTTGTTCCTCTTGCGATAAAGGGGTTTCTTTAAGAAAAGTTAGCCCTCGATGAGAGTTGTAAAATTTTTCGGGAGAATCCACGTCTCGCGGTGGCGGTAAAATAGGAAAGGAAGGATCGGCTCGATAAGGTTTTTCGGCTAGTTGCGTTTTACCATTCAAGGAAACAATTTGATCGATTTTTTCCTTAGTGGTAAGGGGGGTAACCGTAGTTGAATCCGTTGTGACTTGACCTTTCCAAGACGCTGGACCGACTTGATTAAATAATGACATGAAACGCTCCAATATCACTTATAAAATATTCAACTGTATTATATCAAAAATCTTAAATATTTAAGTGTAAATATCTTATTAAGAAACTATAAATCCGCTAGATTTATATTTAGTTTTTACGTTACACTGCTAAAGTGCCGGGGACCTCATGGA contains these protein-coding regions:
- the ypwA gene encoding Putative metalloprotease YpwA codes for the protein MNIPLFLEKQTKNIQELEIKSRLAWWNLAVTGDKIYTSELQDAEKALKKLYSNPEDYKWLQDHLGKGDLLQNRQLQLLLYRYAENLIEPALLAKMVDLETEIETIYTNFRPSVKDKLLSNNELKDILLNSVNIKEREEAWFASKKIGEEVSQKILELVHLRNQSAKKAGFSNYYQMRLYNQEIEEKELFDLLDELEQTTKDKWDTFIEDFTVSIKDKYKLDSNDLYPWLVSDPFFQEAPKTNYSLDPFYKDKDIVDISRNYYAFINLPVDDILHRSDLFERKGKNQHAFCTSIDQELDIRILCNIRDNEYWMSTQLHELGHAVYDKYIDPNLPYLLRMPAHISVTESIAMLFGRLGKNSDFVHSFANVESSELQTIKSQIDKQLGISLLIFTRWVMVMVHFEKALYENPHQDLNKLWWDLVEKFQSLKRPIHRNAPDWASKLHIACAPVYYQNYLLGEMMASQLIHSFKEEKQEGKNWFSNKPLGEWLKAKVFTDGAKYPWQELIKRATKHKLSSNYFIKDLI
- the rfaC gene encoding Lipopolysaccharide heptosyltransferase 1; this translates as MRFLIVKTSSLGDILQTIPCAQFIKSIYPNSILDWVVEEPMQDLISENPYVDNLIVVNTKKWRKHWRSSFNEVVKMRALLKKYPYDAVFDLQGNSKSAFFTKMARSQNKIGFGWKSVAEKPNWFVTNKRYDPPTGLNIRQDYLFLLEEYFQKKWEMRPTFTTIKQNNWMICSGSAWQSKQLSLQSWIQFLKKVEHFASPRLFFLSGNDKENEFAKALSQQFSHSVVLDRLPLLDLKKCMQEMKLVVSVDSLPLHLAAEENIPTFSIFGPSSSKKYKPLGDIHASFSGSCPFDKNFEKRCDLLRKCINAPCTKNIDIEELGKSFQRWLNDLYK
- the rplT gene encoding 50S ribosomal protein L20 translates to MVRVTNAVASHRRKKRLFKLAKGFVGDRKNHIRLTSDAVLRALAYNYRHRKLKKREFRRLWITRISAAAKIHGISYSKFIFGLKQARCDLDRKILADMAIRDPNSFAAIAIRAKEALV
- the pheS gene encoding Phenylalanine--tRNA ligase alpha subunit → MQPSIEKIREEFLIDIANANTTSEIEEIKVKYLGKKGPIQGLMKHLKDATAEERPLFGKWINDFKEYTSQQIEQKFTTLLENEENNRLKAETIDVTLPGRKRYSGRKHIVNAVLDEMIDILLEMGFSVQYGPDIESDYYNFEALNFAEDHPARDMQDTFYLNTGYLLRTHTSNIQARVMETTEPPIRIIAPGRAYRNETITARSHVFFHQIEGLYIDKGVSFADLLATLDDFFKRFFHKDIETRFRPSYFPFVEPGMEVDVKCLSCNGIGCQLCKHTGWLEVAGAGMVHPEVLRMGGIDPEVYSGYAWGMGVERQILLKHSVKDIRLFTENDLRFLRQFSFS
- a CDS encoding Secretion system effector C (SseC) like family protein → MSLFNQVGPASWKGQVTTDSTTVTPLTTKEKIDQIVSLNGKTQLAEKPYRADPSFPILPPPRDVDSPEKFYNSHRGLTFLKETPLSQEEQASLKQADQQATYRSTFESTLSQEKLSNATKAQLRFYHYHPEMKAPLEIGRALQVVEKKTLTSFQASSNALPKDWKPVIDNSEIDVPVSVAYENAFLAEAEKTTLSKSQLKTLRYILANPKEGVNFPDLNRVKTEIDQKVIPQIRNEYGVPDGVPLKASWKINGEIKGSLNYEVDKHLANFMDKKNLSMDEATLLKNALKNGTVEGLSAKQIKLFNEFKTSIPSINHEVIHQNGLPGTWQADFSQIKSTFPLNDPQFSSLRNADGMLTQAKSAISLLPNNAAKVDILNFLKKLTDALTELKTILFQSLEADSAAAKRMGDANLSLEKEKAELQLKNLEENKVEMQKQKDLQLAMKILGPILIVLSLIIAALTGGAAGFVIAAVMATITLVEQTTGGINKMFEAISTAIQNDPNIPPEHKEAVKIIVKVLMVATIVAAAVLTGSGISAAGSALAGLQATITGLQLGVSSLLGSQVIVDILKAAGVSEDARQIVSMVIGMVLMIVISIVGMRAMKAVQDLPEQVSAAAQKFKDIIKNISDKIPQIRDAFKAVFASMAQYQSRLGPMFSLIQTTLQMSTSIVNAISNFSKAEAALSKAEIEAAIEEIEALIKQLKKTINKFMQQATSAAEDLEKEGQFSRSIWDGLRNSLPNYGGSA
- the folQ gene encoding putative DHNTP pyrophosphohydrolase; protein product: MERQFTASTYIIDNQKVLLIYHKKIRKWLPPGGHLEINETPCDAAKREALEETGIAVEFIKQENVWVNQNNANSFARPYLCLLEEIPPHITTPAHQHIDFVYVARPLRSNFSPISPEDQILRWFDLDQIEGLNEEEIFTETKEVIKSIFTTFTSLVMT
- the rluC_2 gene encoding Ribosomal large subunit pseudouridine synthase C, whose protein sequence is MLKVKESNIKLLSFLKLTLLQTYSNKQIKKGIESNFCKINGKIERFASTILLKDDVVEFDIEGFKDTFANDSLTKVPILYEDEDFLACNKPDNIASDSDELVKRIGSSSKIYLVHRLDKDTTGVLLFAKSEQALKAIIEQFRLLHVTKEYLAIVDGIPNKEKGKISNNLSKIKSLQGQSIWGVTDEGLKAITYWEQVVCYKNASLIRCFPKTGRTHQLRVHLAGMKHPIIGDYQYGYHSKYSFSVKRPLLHAFKLKFVHYRTGNEVSIKAPLPDDFEQMLKKLHLPCVF